ATCCCCAACAGCGCAGAATGGGACAACGCCGCGCCGAAATACGCCATCCGCCGCCACACCACGAACGCGCCCAACGGCCCCGCCACCAACGCGACGCCGGTCCCCGCCAGCAGCGCACGCCAAAGAAAATCATCCATGATCGTGACTCTCGCCTCTGGTGCATGTCGCGCATGACGGAGCCGACGCGTCGCCGAGGACGTTCCCTTGCAAGTCGTGGCGATGGTCGTGTTGATGGTGGTACACCGCCAACGTCGCCGCAACTCTTTGCCCGAACAGGGCGACGAAATCGGGGTGTCGGCTGACCTGCTCGGGATGCCCCGCGCAGCAGACATGCTGATTGAGACATATCACCTGATCGGTTTCGGCCATCACCATATGCAGATCGTGGGACACCATGACCACCGAACACCCCCTACGATCGCGAATGCTGCCGATCAGACGATACAGGTCGGCCTGCCCATTGATATCGACACCCTGGACCGGCTCATCCAAGACGAGAACATCCGGCTCACGTAGCAAGGCGCGCGCCAACATGACGCGCTGCATCTCGCCGCCCGAAATGTCATGCAGGGCGCTGTCAAAGACATGGCTTGCTCCGACCTCGACCAGCGCCGCGCGGCGCACGCCGTCACCTAGACGGGCGCGGGGAACGCCGAGCGCCAAGAATCGCGCCACGGTCATCGGCAGCGTGGGATCCAGTCTCAATTGCTGGGGCATGTAGCCAATTTTAAGGCCCTTGCGCCGGAACACCCGGCCGCTATCCGGAACTTGAAGACCAAGCAACACCCGCACCAAGGTCGTTTTTCCCGACCCGTTCGGCCCGATGAGAGTCACGATCTGGCCACGCTCGACCCGGCAATGAACATGATTTAAGGCCGGGCGTCCGGCGAAAGAAACCGACACGTTATCCGCCTCGATCAATAACGAGGTCTTATGGT
This genomic window from Varunaivibrio sulfuroxidans contains:
- the znuC gene encoding zinc ABC transporter ATP-binding protein ZnuC, with translation MKKIGENPNHKTSLLIEADNVSVSFAGRPALNHVHCRVERGQIVTLIGPNGSGKTTLVRVLLGLQVPDSGRVFRRKGLKIGYMPQQLRLDPTLPMTVARFLALGVPRARLGDGVRRAALVEVGASHVFDSALHDISGGEMQRVMLARALLREPDVLVLDEPVQGVDINGQADLYRLIGSIRDRRGCSVVMVSHDLHMVMAETDQVICLNQHVCCAGHPEQVSRHPDFVALFGQRVAATLAVYHHQHDHRHDLQGNVLGDASAPSCATCTRGESHDHG